One window of Gloeothece citriformis PCC 7424 genomic DNA carries:
- a CDS encoding restriction endonuclease subunit S, with amino-acid sequence MEAVQKARQATEAQLQAAKKLPAAYLREVFESDAARNWEIKKLGDVGNIVAGIPLGNRDSKINTRSVPYLRVANVKDGYLDLSDVYQIEATEEEINKLKLQFGDLLLTEGGDPDKLGRGSFWKNKISECIHQNHIYRVRFNFDEFYPPFISAQIGSPYGKSYFLAHAKQTTGIATINQQVLKNFPLMNPSLEIQKQIASTLTEQMQEVERLTQSLQEQLDTINKLPAALLKRAFNGEL; translated from the coding sequence ATGGAAGCAGTCCAGAAGGCGCGACAAGCAACCGAAGCACAGTTACAAGCGGCTAAAAAATTACCTGCGGCTTATTTACGGGAAGTTTTTGAAAGTGATGCGGCTAGGAATTGGGAGATAAAAAAATTAGGAGATGTAGGAAATATTGTAGCTGGAATTCCTTTAGGAAATAGAGATTCAAAAATTAATACTAGATCAGTTCCCTATTTACGAGTTGCTAACGTAAAAGATGGTTATTTAGATTTATCTGATGTTTATCAAATTGAAGCTACTGAAGAAGAAATAAACAAATTAAAATTACAATTTGGCGATTTATTATTAACCGAAGGGGGAGATCCCGATAAGTTAGGACGAGGAAGTTTTTGGAAAAATAAAATATCAGAGTGCATTCATCAAAATCACATTTATAGAGTTCGTTTTAATTTTGATGAATTTTATCCGCCCTTTATTTCAGCACAAATTGGCTCACCTTATGGAAAATCTTATTTTTTAGCTCATGCTAAACAAACTACAGGAATTGCAACAATTAATCAACAAGTCTTAAAAAATTTTCCTTTGATGAATCCCTCTTTAGAAATACAAAAACAAATAGCCTCCACCCTAACCGAACAAATGCAAGAAGTAGAACGTCTCACCCAATCATTACAAGAGCAACTCGACACCATTAATAAACTACCAGCCGCATTGCTGAAACGTGCTTTTAATGGAGAGTTATAA
- the rlmB gene encoding 23S rRNA (guanosine(2251)-2'-O)-methyltransferase RlmB — protein MSENKRPGSNSARPQRRFSKGKPTLERRYAKPKPVGTSVSSQDTEVEDPDLIYGRHPVIAALEGDRQINKIWVMPKLRYDSRFHSLLTQAKANGTVIDEVDPHRLSQITKGANHQGIVAQISPYAYVELEELIEQAKARSSAPVILIADGITDPHNLGAMIRTTEAMGAQGLVIPQRRAAGITSTVMKVAAGALEHLPVARVVNLSRALEQLKEAGFWLYGTMADSGKLLHTIDFKGAVGLVVGSEGEGLSLLTQKSCDALVSIPLAGKTPSLNASVATAIALYEVFRQRQSDKLFLDSVSSNTSQKQQS, from the coding sequence ATGTCTGAGAATAAGCGTCCCGGTTCCAATTCAGCCCGTCCGCAACGTCGTTTTTCTAAAGGTAAACCTACTCTAGAACGTCGTTATGCCAAACCTAAACCTGTAGGGACATCGGTTTCTAGCCAAGACACAGAAGTAGAAGATCCCGACTTGATCTATGGTCGTCATCCCGTTATCGCTGCCCTCGAGGGCGATCGTCAAATTAATAAAATTTGGGTAATGCCCAAACTCCGCTATGATTCTCGGTTTCATTCTCTGTTGACCCAAGCCAAAGCGAATGGTACTGTAATTGATGAAGTCGACCCCCATCGCCTCAGTCAAATTACCAAAGGGGCAAATCATCAAGGAATCGTCGCCCAAATTTCTCCCTACGCTTATGTAGAGTTAGAAGAATTAATAGAACAAGCCAAAGCCAGGTCATCTGCACCGGTCATTTTAATCGCCGATGGGATCACTGATCCCCATAACCTAGGGGCAATGATTCGCACTACTGAAGCGATGGGAGCACAAGGCTTAGTGATCCCACAACGGAGAGCGGCGGGGATCACCTCTACCGTCATGAAAGTGGCTGCCGGTGCCTTAGAACATTTACCGGTGGCACGAGTCGTCAATTTAAGTCGCGCTTTAGAACAATTAAAAGAAGCCGGCTTTTGGCTTTATGGCACAATGGCAGACAGTGGTAAGCTGTTACACACTATTGATTTTAAGGGTGCAGTAGGATTAGTCGTAGGTTCGGAAGGAGAAGGTTTGAGTTTGTTGACCCAAAAATCCTGTGATGCTTTGGTTTCTATCCCTTTAGCCGGGAAAACCCCTAGCCTTAATGCCTCGGTGGCTACTGCGATCGCTCTGTATGAAGTCTTCCGTCAACGGCAGTCCGATAAACTTTTTTTAGATTCTGTATCATCCAACACTTCTCAAAAACAGCAATCATGA
- a CDS encoding RrF2 family transcriptional regulator: protein MDNQNYILLNLPSKVEYALLALLEMASQSHLKHPLTVNEITAKQPIPERYLEQILATLRRGGLLKSQRGSKGGYVLAREPQDITLLEIVSIIEGNRQVKENTDLSTVEMKLIQDSWHQANQAAQSILEQYTLLDLCKQRESYLQQGLMYYI from the coding sequence TTGGATAATCAAAATTACATTCTCTTAAATCTGCCGTCTAAGGTTGAATATGCTTTACTGGCATTGCTAGAAATGGCGAGTCAGTCCCATCTCAAACACCCTCTGACGGTTAATGAAATTACAGCGAAACAACCCATTCCTGAACGTTATCTCGAACAAATTTTAGCCACTCTAAGGCGAGGAGGGTTACTCAAAAGTCAGCGAGGGTCTAAAGGAGGTTACGTTTTAGCTCGTGAGCCACAGGATATTACTTTACTAGAAATTGTTTCGATTATAGAAGGCAATCGGCAAGTTAAAGAAAATACCGATCTATCCACAGTGGAAATGAAGTTAATTCAAGATAGTTGGCATCAAGCTAACCAAGCCGCTCAATCTATTTTAGAGCAATATACCCTCTTAGATTTGTGCAAGCAGCGAGAATCCTACCTCCAACAAGGTTTGATGTATTATATTTAA
- a CDS encoding DUF2283 domain-containing protein, translated as MAETLTLKYDPVGDILYINKCSPYPNQESEELGDDIIVRLNPETGEVENLEILFFSQRLREQKELNLPLKVNLKLIT; from the coding sequence ATGGCAGAAACCTTAACCCTAAAATATGACCCAGTAGGAGACATTCTCTATATTAATAAATGCTCTCCCTACCCCAATCAAGAATCAGAAGAATTAGGAGATGATATTATAGTTCGCCTTAATCCTGAAACTGGGGAGGTAGAAAACCTAGAAATCTTGTTTTTTTCCCAACGCCTTAGAGAACAAAAGGAATTAAACCTGCCTTTAAAAGTCAATCTTAAATTAATAACTTAA
- a CDS encoding alpha/beta fold hydrolase, whose amino-acid sequence MNLNLEIKGKGYPILCLHGHPGSARSLSVFTNHLSQRYQTIAPDLRGYGKSRPNGNFQMQDHLDDLETLLDSLKIERCLLLGWSLGGILALELALRNQKRYEGLILIASAARPRGNHPPITPQDLFYTGVAGIVNWIKPGWKWNIETFGKRSLFRYLLSQQTPQAYHYLASDGVSAYLQTSKPAQKALFQALKAGYSRLDDLNHLKIPSLVLAGENDVHITCASSEETAKTIKQCQWRRYPNTAHLFPWEIPTQVLQDIDAWLNTLKFD is encoded by the coding sequence ATGAATTTAAATCTAGAAATCAAAGGCAAAGGCTATCCTATTCTCTGTTTACATGGTCATCCGGGATCGGCCCGAAGTCTGTCGGTATTTACAAATCATTTATCCCAACGCTATCAAACTATAGCCCCGGATCTTCGGGGTTATGGAAAAAGTCGTCCTAACGGGAATTTCCAAATGCAGGATCACTTAGACGACTTAGAAACTCTTCTAGATAGTCTAAAAATTGAGCGTTGTTTACTGTTGGGATGGTCGTTAGGAGGGATTCTCGCCTTAGAATTAGCCTTACGCAATCAAAAACGCTATGAGGGTTTAATTTTAATCGCTTCTGCTGCCCGTCCTCGTGGGAATCATCCCCCTATCACTCCCCAAGATTTATTTTATACTGGGGTTGCCGGGATCGTTAATTGGATCAAACCGGGTTGGAAATGGAATATTGAGACGTTTGGCAAGCGATCGCTGTTTCGCTATCTCCTCTCCCAACAAACTCCCCAAGCTTATCATTATTTAGCCTCTGACGGAGTCTCCGCCTATCTTCAAACCTCAAAACCGGCTCAAAAAGCGTTATTTCAAGCCTTAAAAGCGGGTTATAGTCGCCTAGATGACCTAAATCACTTAAAGATACCCTCTCTTGTCCTGGCAGGAGAAAATGATGTTCATATTACCTGCGCTTCTAGTGAAGAAACCGCCAAAACCATAAAGCAGTGTCAATGGCGACGTTACCCTAACACTGCTCATCTATTTCCTTGGGAGATCCCGACTCAAGTTCTCCAAGATATTGACGCTTGGCTAAACACTTTAAAATTTGATTAA
- a CDS encoding transposase family protein, whose amino-acid sequence MLGISGVIVKSQKQLENTLILEIENNSKTALCPKCQKNSYRLHQNHYFLIKDIPWGEIEVLLRVNRRQFKCDNCSKPEA is encoded by the coding sequence ATGCTTGGTATTTCAGGAGTAATTGTAAAATCACAAAAACAATTAGAAAATACTCTAATTTTAGAAATAGAGAATAATTCAAAAACAGCTTTATGTCCTAAATGTCAGAAAAATAGTTATCGTCTTCATCAAAATCATTACTTTTTAATTAAAGATATTCCTTGGGGTGAAATCGAAGTTCTTCTAAGAGTTAATAGGAGACAATTTAAGTGCGATAATTGTTCAAAACCAGAAGCGTGA
- a CDS encoding ATP-binding protein: MNRINVMMNDRWYAANYDYLLSAVAIVAQRLEHYVNEQEYSSQTYLENLSHLEAIAEQMETPPTLKQLCTLFNLSSFERDMLLMGIGMAIYPNFPALCATAHRNPQMAYPTFNLGLEIFSETHWSALTPQGNLRGWHLLQVGTGTVLPLCPLQIDESILHWLMGEPFQDSYLMNFAQLRSLKKNRISLCSSHQEIAENIANIWPEKSRETFPIVQLCGLETMAKYEIAMMTGEILNYPVKVLSALRLPNQVEDFNVFKQRWQREVLFTNSILLLDCEQVNLDHSPIYSLIIELIEQINTPLIITSFERLQCPKSSVINFDVAQLTHDEQTFLWKSHLDTFAPELNGSINRLVTQFNLSATAIEGACLQVKNHLSQPEKNHNFHQLWEICRRQARPRLDNLAQRIECKAKWEDLIIPEPQRQILKEIIAHLRQRFKVYEQWGFAAQNSRGLGLSALFSGQSGTGKTMAAEVLAKELNLDLYRIDLSAVVSKYIGETEKNLRQIFDAAETGGVILLFDEADALFGKRTQVKDSHDRHANLEVSYLLQRMEVYQGLAILTTNLKDSLDSAFLRRIRFVISFPFPDEEVRTEIWKRIFPPQTPNEGLNFKKLGKLSVAGGNIRNIALNAAFLAADVGEPVMMKHILQATYSEYLKLEKSLTDTEIKGWI, translated from the coding sequence ATGAATAGAATAAATGTAATGATGAATGATCGCTGGTACGCCGCCAATTATGACTATCTTCTCAGTGCAGTAGCAATAGTAGCCCAAAGATTAGAGCATTATGTTAACGAGCAAGAATATTCCAGTCAAACTTATCTTGAAAACTTATCTCATCTCGAAGCGATCGCAGAGCAGATGGAAACCCCACCAACTTTAAAACAACTCTGCACTTTGTTTAACCTATCATCTTTTGAGCGCGATATGTTATTAATGGGAATTGGTATGGCAATTTACCCAAATTTCCCCGCTTTATGCGCTACTGCCCACCGAAACCCCCAGATGGCTTATCCTACATTTAATTTAGGGCTAGAAATCTTTTCAGAAACTCATTGGAGTGCCTTAACCCCTCAAGGAAATTTAAGAGGGTGGCATTTATTACAAGTGGGTACAGGGACAGTGCTTCCCCTTTGTCCCCTACAGATTGATGAAAGTATCTTACATTGGCTGATGGGAGAACCTTTTCAAGATTCTTATTTAATGAATTTTGCTCAATTAAGATCTTTAAAAAAAAATCGAATCTCCCTGTGTTCTTCTCATCAAGAAATCGCTGAAAATATAGCAAATATTTGGCCAGAAAAATCTAGAGAAACTTTCCCCATTGTCCAGTTATGCGGATTAGAAACGATGGCTAAATATGAGATAGCTATGATGACTGGGGAAATTTTGAACTATCCGGTCAAAGTTTTGTCCGCTCTACGTTTACCCAATCAAGTCGAGGATTTTAATGTTTTTAAGCAACGTTGGCAGCGAGAAGTGTTATTTACGAATAGCATTCTCTTATTAGATTGTGAGCAAGTCAATTTAGATCATTCACCTATATATTCACTGATTATCGAATTAATTGAACAAATCAATACTCCTTTAATTATTACAAGTTTTGAAAGATTACAATGTCCCAAAAGTTCAGTCATTAATTTTGATGTTGCACAATTAACCCATGATGAACAGACTTTTTTATGGAAATCTCATCTGGATACCTTCGCTCCTGAATTAAACGGTTCTATTAATCGTTTAGTCACTCAGTTTAATTTGAGTGCAACAGCCATTGAGGGAGCTTGTTTACAAGTTAAAAATCATCTATCACAACCCGAAAAAAATCATAATTTTCATCAATTATGGGAGATTTGCCGCCGGCAAGCTCGTCCCCGTTTAGATAATTTAGCACAACGAATTGAGTGTAAAGCGAAATGGGAGGATTTAATTATTCCAGAACCCCAAAGGCAAATTTTAAAGGAGATAATTGCCCATTTGCGACAGCGTTTTAAAGTTTATGAGCAATGGGGTTTTGCGGCTCAAAATAGTCGAGGGTTAGGACTCAGCGCCTTATTTTCTGGTCAAAGTGGTACGGGTAAAACCATGGCCGCAGAAGTTTTGGCAAAAGAGTTAAATTTAGATCTCTATCGCATTGATTTAAGTGCAGTTGTCAGCAAATATATTGGTGAAACTGAAAAAAATCTTCGACAAATTTTTGATGCGGCTGAAACTGGCGGCGTTATTTTATTATTTGATGAAGCCGATGCTCTTTTTGGTAAGCGTACTCAAGTTAAAGATAGTCACGATCGTCATGCTAATTTAGAAGTGAGTTATTTGTTGCAACGGATGGAAGTTTATCAAGGATTAGCTATTTTGACAACCAATCTTAAAGATAGTCTTGATTCAGCTTTTTTGCGTCGTATCCGTTTTGTTATTTCTTTTCCTTTCCCTGATGAAGAAGTTAGAACAGAAATTTGGAAGCGTATTTTTCCGCCTCAAACTCCTAATGAAGGGTTAAATTTTAAGAAGTTAGGGAAACTTAGTGTTGCTGGCGGAAATATCCGCAATATTGCTTTAAATGCAGCTTTTTTAGCAGCAGATGTGGGTGAACCGGTGATGATGAAACATATTTTACAGGCGACTTATAGCGAATATTTAAAACTCGAAAAAAGTTTGACGGATACTGAGATTAAAGGATGGATATAA
- a CDS encoding DUF1816 domain-containing protein: protein MKEILIKIFTVLGLAYWVEIHTDYPRCTYYFGPFLSKKEAEVSKLGYLEDLDHEGAKGISVTIKRCKPNSLTIFDEKEDMGRFRAIPTFRSQLS from the coding sequence ATGAAAGAAATTTTAATCAAGATTTTCACCGTTTTAGGACTCGCTTACTGGGTTGAAATTCATACTGATTATCCCAGATGTACTTATTACTTTGGCCCTTTTTTAAGTAAAAAGGAAGCAGAAGTATCTAAACTGGGATATTTAGAAGATTTAGATCATGAAGGGGCTAAAGGGATTTCTGTGACTATTAAACGCTGTAAGCCCAATAGCTTAACCATTTTTGATGAAAAAGAAGACATGGGACGATTTCGTGCGATCCCGACTTTTAGAAGTCAATTGTCTTGA
- the aroA gene encoding 3-phosphoshikimate 1-carboxyvinyltransferase, producing MTSPIVTLKSVEQQQDLIITPPTTGLSLTGKITIPGDKSISHRALMLGAIAQGETIIKGLLLGEDPHSTAKCFRAMGAEISPLNTDKIIVKGIGLGNLQEPVDVLDAGNSGTTMRLMLGLLASHPERFFTVTGDSSLRSRPMSRVIKPLQQMGAQIWGRKQNSLAPLAISGQSLQPIHYHSPIASAQVKSCILLAGLSVEGKTTVTEPALSRDHSERMLKAFGANLEIDPQTHSVTVMGPSRLTGQTVIVPGDISSAAFWLVAGSIVPGSDLLIENVGINPTRTGILEVLEMMGADLTLLNQREITGEPVADIRVKHSQLKACTISGDIVPRLIDEIPILAVAAVFAQGTTVIRDAQELRVKESDRLAVMACELNQMGAKITELPDGLEITGPVSLKGSQVDSYTDHRIAMSLAIAALNASHSTTIHRAQAAAVSYPEFITTLQQLCQ from the coding sequence ATGACATCTCCCATTGTTACCTTAAAATCTGTAGAACAACAGCAAGATTTAATCATTACCCCCCCAACTACAGGATTATCTTTAACCGGTAAAATCACCATTCCGGGAGACAAGTCTATCTCCCATCGGGCTTTAATGTTAGGCGCGATCGCTCAAGGAGAAACCATTATTAAAGGACTGTTACTTGGAGAAGATCCCCACAGTACCGCTAAATGCTTTCGCGCGATGGGAGCGGAAATTTCCCCCTTAAATACTGATAAAATTATCGTTAAAGGCATAGGATTAGGCAATCTACAAGAACCCGTCGATGTTTTAGATGCCGGCAACTCTGGGACAACTATGAGATTAATGTTAGGATTATTAGCCTCCCATCCAGAACGCTTTTTTACCGTAACCGGCGATAGTTCTTTGCGATCGCGCCCCATGTCCAGAGTGATTAAGCCTTTACAACAAATGGGGGCGCAAATTTGGGGCAGAAAACAAAATTCTCTCGCTCCTTTAGCCATTTCTGGGCAAAGTCTTCAGCCTATCCATTATCATTCCCCTATTGCTTCTGCTCAGGTTAAATCCTGTATTTTATTAGCCGGCTTAAGTGTGGAGGGTAAAACGACGGTAACGGAACCGGCTTTATCGAGGGATCACAGTGAGAGAATGTTAAAAGCCTTTGGTGCTAATTTAGAGATTGATCCTCAAACCCATAGTGTTACTGTTATGGGGCCGAGTCGTTTAACAGGACAAACGGTGATTGTTCCGGGGGATATCAGTTCGGCGGCGTTCTGGTTAGTGGCAGGATCTATTGTACCGGGTTCAGATTTACTGATTGAAAATGTGGGCATTAATCCCACTCGTACCGGAATTTTAGAGGTTTTAGAGATGATGGGAGCAGATCTCACTCTCTTAAATCAGCGCGAAATTACTGGCGAACCCGTGGCCGATATTAGAGTTAAACATAGTCAACTCAAAGCTTGTACTATTAGCGGGGATATCGTCCCTCGGTTAATTGATGAAATTCCTATTTTAGCGGTAGCGGCGGTATTTGCTCAAGGAACGACGGTGATCCGAGATGCTCAGGAATTACGGGTTAAAGAAAGCGATCGCCTTGCGGTTATGGCTTGCGAGTTAAACCAGATGGGCGCTAAAATTACAGAGTTACCGGATGGGTTAGAAATTACTGGGCCAGTCTCTTTAAAAGGGTCACAAGTCGATAGTTACACCGATCATCGGATTGCTATGAGTTTAGCGATCGCGGCTCTTAATGCCAGTCACAGCACGACTATCCATCGCGCTCAAGCGGCGGCGGTTTCTTATCCAGAATTTATTACCACACTTCAACAACTTTGTCAATAA
- a CDS encoding YgiT-type zinc finger protein: MNQPNYQENFKETLVTYTLEMEGKIYIIENVPARVCLETGERLFNPETVERLQQILWQKEPPSHYIQTPVYQFSA; encoded by the coding sequence ATGAACCAACCCAATTATCAAGAAAACTTTAAAGAAACTCTAGTCACTTATACCCTAGAAATGGAAGGAAAAATCTATATAATTGAAAACGTACCAGCTAGAGTATGCCTCGAAACAGGAGAACGTTTATTTAATCCTGAAACCGTTGAACGACTGCAACAAATCCTCTGGCAAAAAGAACCCCCTTCACACTATATTCAAACCCCAGTTTATCAATTTTCCGCCTAA
- a CDS encoding N-6 DNA methylase translates to MTNGKNGKTFTTQQGLNSYIKNICDIMRRSNCAGALQYVPELSWILFLKILDDTEQREAEEAEAVGDRFDDSIAEPYRWRDWAAPQGTQRLKLQMGEMGKFIPFVNDEVIPYLKGLKDKPRATPRQKIISEVMSNVERVRIDSEANLLDILDKVHEIDYIDTTHIFPISQVYEGLLLKMGEKNNDGGQFFTPREIVRAMIKIINPKVGEKIYDPACGTGGFLAQSYEYIRDNLGDDITPEQLEPLKLNTFYGREKENLIYPIALANLVLHGIDLPHLWHGNTLNGEVTYGDLFKDAPPLFDIILTNPPFGGKEHKTVQAQFDYKTSATQVLFLQHVIKSLAPGGRCGIVLDEGVLFRTNEKAFVQTKRKLLNDCNLYCIISLPAGTFKAAGGGVKANILFFSKGEPTEKIWYYDLSDISVTKRKPLNLSDFEEFFKLFPSREESDKSWTITREEIEAKNFDLKAVNPNAQSFEDKSTPKELLDLIESKGKEVAGALSVLRKWE, encoded by the coding sequence ATGACCAACGGCAAAAACGGCAAAACCTTCACAACCCAACAGGGACTAAACAGCTACATAAAAAACATCTGCGACATCATGCGGCGTTCCAACTGCGCCGGTGCCCTGCAATACGTCCCCGAACTTAGCTGGATACTCTTCTTAAAAATACTCGACGATACCGAACAACGAGAAGCCGAAGAAGCCGAAGCAGTAGGCGATCGCTTTGATGACTCAATAGCCGAACCCTACCGATGGCGAGACTGGGCAGCCCCTCAAGGCACACAGCGCCTTAAACTACAAATGGGGGAAATGGGGAAATTTATCCCCTTTGTCAATGATGAAGTTATCCCTTACCTCAAAGGACTTAAAGACAAACCTCGCGCCACTCCCCGTCAAAAAATCATCAGTGAGGTAATGTCAAACGTTGAGAGAGTTCGCATCGATAGCGAAGCCAACTTATTAGATATTCTCGACAAAGTTCACGAAATTGACTACATAGACACTACCCACATTTTCCCCATCTCCCAAGTTTATGAAGGATTACTCTTAAAAATGGGAGAAAAAAATAACGATGGAGGACAATTTTTTACCCCTCGTGAAATCGTTCGGGCAATGATTAAAATTATTAACCCCAAAGTCGGCGAAAAAATCTATGATCCGGCCTGCGGAACTGGCGGCTTCCTCGCCCAATCTTATGAATATATTCGAGATAATCTAGGAGATGATATTACCCCCGAACAACTCGAACCCCTGAAACTAAATACTTTTTACGGACGAGAAAAAGAGAATTTAATTTATCCGATCGCCTTAGCTAACTTAGTGTTACATGGGATAGATCTACCTCATCTCTGGCATGGGAACACCCTCAACGGCGAGGTAACTTATGGAGATTTATTTAAAGATGCGCCGCCCTTATTTGATATTATCTTGACAAATCCGCCCTTTGGTGGTAAAGAACATAAAACCGTACAAGCACAATTTGATTATAAAACCAGTGCTACTCAAGTCTTATTTTTACAGCACGTTATAAAAAGTCTAGCACCTGGGGGAAGATGTGGCATCGTTTTAGATGAAGGCGTATTATTTCGGACTAATGAAAAAGCCTTTGTTCAAACCAAACGCAAACTATTAAATGATTGTAATTTGTATTGTATTATTAGTTTGCCAGCAGGAACATTTAAAGCTGCCGGAGGAGGAGTTAAAGCCAATATCCTCTTTTTCAGTAAAGGCGAACCCACCGAAAAAATATGGTATTATGACCTATCAGATATTAGCGTAACCAAACGCAAACCCTTAAACCTATCAGACTTTGAAGAATTTTTTAAACTTTTCCCCAGTCGGGAAGAAAGCGATAAAAGTTGGACAATTACCCGTGAAGAAATAGAAGCCAAAAACTTCGACCTCAAAGCCGTCAACCCTAATGCTCAAAGCTTTGAAGATAAAAGCACCCCCAAAGAATTACTAGACTTAATTGAGTCTAAAGGTAAAGAAGTAGCGGGGGCTTTATCTGTTTTAAGAAAATGGGAATAA